In a single window of the Micromonospora sp. WMMD1155 genome:
- a CDS encoding CBS domain-containing protein yields the protein MTPQHHFLRVGQVVPTDQEVATVEATTLVSEALAMMARCGFDQMPVTSSDVVVGVFSYRSLALNLGIVRRQDSPLSYPVGDFLEDLTFVRSGSEVEDALEAIHHKGAVLVGDEERLLAVVTTADISSYLWTATRQFMIVRDVELATRYLARRACATEDELIALVAAARPAGVEGTPAERLEDLTFGELISVINGPERFGRVFSRTFGSSRELVFSMLEPVRDVRNKVFHFRDAVTPDEVDLVMNARVWLQRRVRMLQ from the coding sequence ATGACGCCGCAGCATCACTTCCTGCGTGTAGGCCAGGTGGTGCCCACTGACCAAGAGGTTGCCACCGTTGAGGCCACTACTCTGGTCTCAGAGGCGCTCGCAATGATGGCGCGGTGCGGATTCGACCAGATGCCGGTGACATCTAGCGATGTGGTGGTGGGTGTGTTCAGCTACCGGTCGCTCGCGCTGAATCTTGGGATCGTGCGCCGCCAGGACAGCCCCCTGTCGTATCCGGTCGGCGATTTCCTTGAGGACCTGACGTTCGTCAGGTCCGGCTCCGAGGTCGAGGACGCGTTGGAGGCGATCCACCACAAGGGGGCGGTGTTGGTGGGTGATGAGGAGCGGCTACTCGCCGTTGTCACTACCGCTGACATCAGCAGCTACCTGTGGACCGCGACAAGGCAGTTCATGATCGTTCGTGACGTCGAGCTGGCGACGCGCTACCTGGCCCGACGAGCATGCGCCACCGAGGACGAGCTCATTGCGCTCGTCGCTGCGGCCCGACCGGCAGGCGTGGAGGGCACCCCGGCCGAACGGCTAGAGGACCTGACCTTCGGTGAATTGATTTCGGTAATCAATGGCCCGGAGCGTTTCGGCAGGGTCTTTAGCCGAACATTCGGTAGCAGCCGCGAGCTGGTCTTTTCCATGCTTGAACCCGTGCGCGACGTCCGCAACAAGGTCTTCCATTTCCGCGATGCAGTGACACCCGACGAGGTTGACCTGGTCATGAATGCCCGCGTGTGGCTGCAGCGCAGGGTCAGGATGTTGCAATGA
- a CDS encoding very short patch repair endonuclease codes for MPDHLSEAGRSRVMAAIRSKNTKPELMLRQALRNSGATGYRIHLASLPGKPDIAFTRWRLAIFVDGVFWHGHPDHFKPQRASPYWREKIARNQERDMRSDAALAAIGWTVLRVWDTHVKEDLGGVTRTVTDALRALGRPDVRDDG; via the coding sequence ATGCCAGACCACTTGTCGGAAGCTGGACGCTCACGTGTGATGGCCGCCATCCGTTCCAAGAACACCAAGCCCGAGCTCATGCTCCGGCAGGCATTGAGAAACTCGGGCGCGACAGGCTACCGCATTCACCTCGCGTCTCTTCCCGGGAAGCCGGACATCGCCTTTACTCGCTGGCGCCTGGCCATATTTGTGGACGGTGTCTTCTGGCACGGGCACCCGGACCATTTCAAGCCGCAGCGGGCCAGTCCGTACTGGAGAGAAAAGATTGCGAGGAACCAGGAAAGAGACATGAGAAGCGACGCCGCGCTGGCGGCCATCGGCTGGACGGTCTTGAGGGTGTGGGACACGCATGTCAAGGAAGACCTTGGTGGCGTTACCCGGACGGTGACCGATGCACTTAGGGCGCTGGGTCGGCCTGACGTGCGCGACGATGGCTAG
- a CDS encoding DNA cytosine methyltransferase — protein MVTQLALPLPGLEADVASCAEVDFLSVQQPRVLDLFAGAGGLSQGFQQAGFEIVGASDIDPDACATFALNFPNARAICGDIRLPEVHDRIIEVGRGVDVVVGGPPCQAFSQVRNHSRIIDDPRNSLYREFVKTVGQIRPLAFVMENVPGMAQMGVLEQVKEDLELDGAYNVQPNLLDAADFGVPQTRKRLVFVGLRSDLGKTPPVFEGTHATLHLALVRHGKGKYALETRRDETRAAALLKALEDPDNLAVVSTDQAISDLRNLKAGRREEAMPIGEMKEAESAYQRLMRKHLEGKIWNVSVPRINSDTVTRLKGIPAGGNHRDLTEALTARYISGEKWGPSTDSGKLGRAHFYAYRRLHPAVWAWTLNTKADSAYHYRMPRALSVREFARLQSFPDHFVFSTDPRRGALPGRIDGGQAHSRYRQVGNAVPPLLAEAIAQRVRTLISARREQGGQAQQSPPIETLVGLAETSG, from the coding sequence GTGGTCACGCAACTGGCACTGCCATTGCCTGGACTCGAAGCCGATGTGGCGTCGTGCGCTGAAGTCGACTTCCTGTCCGTGCAGCAGCCGCGCGTGCTGGACCTCTTCGCTGGGGCTGGCGGCCTGTCCCAAGGGTTCCAGCAGGCCGGCTTTGAAATCGTAGGTGCCAGCGACATCGACCCGGACGCGTGCGCCACGTTCGCCCTCAACTTCCCGAACGCCCGAGCCATTTGTGGCGATATTCGGCTACCTGAGGTGCATGACCGCATCATCGAGGTGGGGCGGGGCGTCGACGTGGTTGTGGGTGGGCCGCCGTGCCAAGCCTTCTCGCAGGTTCGCAACCATTCAAGGATTATCGACGACCCGCGTAATTCGCTGTACCGGGAATTCGTGAAGACAGTCGGACAGATTCGGCCGCTCGCGTTTGTCATGGAGAACGTACCAGGTATGGCCCAGATGGGCGTCCTGGAGCAAGTGAAAGAAGACCTCGAGCTTGACGGCGCCTATAATGTGCAGCCGAATCTTCTCGACGCTGCCGACTTCGGCGTTCCGCAGACCCGCAAGCGTCTGGTATTCGTAGGCCTACGAAGCGACCTTGGTAAGACGCCGCCGGTGTTCGAGGGTACTCATGCGACTCTCCATCTCGCCCTCGTTCGCCACGGGAAGGGCAAGTACGCTCTCGAGACGCGTCGAGACGAAACGCGGGCAGCCGCCCTGTTAAAGGCTCTGGAGGACCCGGACAATCTCGCCGTCGTCTCGACTGACCAGGCGATCTCCGACCTGCGGAACCTCAAGGCGGGGCGACGCGAGGAGGCGATGCCCATTGGCGAAATGAAGGAAGCTGAATCGGCATACCAGCGCCTGATGCGGAAGCATCTGGAGGGCAAGATATGGAACGTCAGCGTTCCTAGAATTAATTCAGACACCGTCACGCGGCTAAAGGGAATCCCAGCCGGCGGCAATCATCGCGATCTTACTGAGGCCCTGACTGCTCGCTACATCAGTGGCGAGAAATGGGGACCTAGTACTGACAGCGGCAAGCTCGGGCGTGCCCACTTCTATGCATATCGGCGCCTGCACCCCGCAGTCTGGGCCTGGACGCTGAACACGAAGGCCGACTCGGCTTACCACTACCGGATGCCACGCGCCCTCAGCGTCAGGGAGTTCGCGCGGCTACAGTCTTTCCCTGACCACTTCGTCTTCAGCACCGACCCGCGACGTGGTGCCCTGCCTGGGCGCATCGACGGAGGGCAGGCACATTCTCGCTACCGGCAGGTGGGTAACGCCGTGCCACCGCTGCTGGCAGAAGCCATCGCACAACGGGTGAGAACCCTTATCAGCGCTCGGCGTGAGCAGGGCGGGCAGGCGCAGCAGTCGCCGCCCATCGAGACGTTGGTCGGTCTTGCTGAGACCAGCGGCTAG
- a CDS encoding DUF6244 family protein, whose translation MSLTDSIGADVQAMAAGVDRTQQEAGAVDHAIEQITARAVASGFTGIALGLARAREVLGQARSRLAQAGGVLGEASRSLSAVPQQSSPQETIAALTPVVAALTAVDGHVTAAGSAVDDTRRLVMAALQGGQPGPTLSRLQQVLQVLAIVRTRGTEARQHVDVALAQARQVGELGN comes from the coding sequence ATGTCGCTGACCGACAGCATTGGTGCCGACGTACAGGCGATGGCGGCAGGCGTGGACCGGACGCAGCAGGAGGCCGGCGCTGTCGACCATGCGATCGAGCAGATCACCGCTCGGGCGGTAGCCTCCGGCTTCACCGGCATCGCTCTTGGGTTGGCTCGCGCGCGAGAAGTACTCGGACAGGCCCGGTCTCGGCTGGCGCAGGCCGGTGGGGTCCTGGGTGAGGCGTCGCGGTCGCTGAGCGCCGTGCCGCAGCAGTCGTCACCGCAGGAGACGATCGCCGCGCTCACTCCGGTCGTAGCCGCGCTGACCGCCGTCGACGGTCATGTCACTGCGGCCGGATCCGCGGTCGATGACACGCGACGGCTGGTCATGGCGGCGTTGCAGGGAGGACAGCCCGGTCCCACCCTATCGCGGCTGCAGCAGGTGCTGCAGGTCCTGGCGATCGTCCGGACCCGCGGAACCGAAGCCCGACAGCACGTCGACGTGGCGCTGGCGCAGGCGCGGCAGGTCGGTGAGCTGGGAAACTGA
- a CDS encoding DddA-like double-stranded DNA deaminase toxin, which translates to MRSGRDLAAAADLKPAYKLIATTTDHLEAKLAARMRRDHITQAAVVTNNAPCDYTPYGCEKILSRLLPVGAQLAVYVRDDDGQVRHWRTYTGNGKAIA; encoded by the coding sequence ATGAGGTCGGGCCGTGACCTGGCCGCCGCGGCCGACCTCAAGCCGGCCTACAAGCTCATCGCCACCACGACCGACCATCTGGAGGCCAAGCTTGCCGCCCGGATGCGCCGCGACCACATCACCCAGGCAGCTGTGGTGACCAACAATGCGCCCTGCGACTACACCCCCTACGGCTGCGAGAAGATCCTCTCCCGGCTCCTGCCGGTCGGGGCGCAGCTGGCCGTATACGTACGCGACGATGACGGACAGGTACGCCACTGGCGTACCTACACCGGCAACGGAAAGGCGATTGCATGA
- a CDS encoding Imm1 family immunity protein codes for MKVTWTYDRGDRRDNHEVELTDSAALEALLREIQQAGEPVVLTIFSDTDEDTDDLPPGIQIGLGHPTHAFAVHIADDGDYLNDPTAETPTKGLHFDFGGVPTEYPAEHLQLRPETAIQLAVTFLKTGGEPPHLTAVTE; via the coding sequence ATGAAGGTGACTTGGACCTACGACCGGGGCGACCGGCGCGACAACCATGAGGTCGAACTGACCGACTCTGCCGCCCTGGAGGCACTCCTTCGCGAGATCCAACAGGCCGGCGAGCCCGTCGTGCTGACCATCTTCAGCGACACCGACGAAGACACTGACGACCTGCCACCCGGCATCCAGATCGGCCTTGGTCACCCCACCCACGCCTTCGCGGTACACATCGCCGACGACGGCGACTACCTCAACGACCCCACAGCGGAAACTCCGACCAAGGGACTCCACTTCGACTTCGGCGGAGTGCCCACCGAGTACCCGGCCGAGCACCTACAACTGCGGCCCGAAACAGCAATACAACTGGCAGTCACCTTCCTCAAGACCGGCGGCGAACCGCCGCACCTGACGGCTGTCACCGAGTGA
- a CDS encoding XRE family transcriptional regulator, whose product MPRTDEPDDLFSAGGLPVESPSGSAGAVARQFDSARLTQARQLAGLTKKELSDRVGVSAAAIGQYESGARPRPEILIALAEHLGYPVGFFQVGRPYARLDSSAAHFRHLRETRSYQRAKAISFTEQVWELIYALERRVFLPHVDLPGFAGGEIHPGASLPTEPVQAARALRQHWNLGTAPIPHLVRTLEVHGIVVVHAPADGDFRTVDAFSTSRLPRPFIVISRDRSQDVYRQRFTAAHELAHLVLHADALPGDSRHERDADAFAAEFLTPRDSISPLLPARVNFAAFAELQRTWGTSIQSLIYRCREVGLYTDTTAARAYQRLNQSKPALEPIDGFPGEQPTLLRRAFELAAEHGLTISALAQELRWPVERIRQLLGAVTDRPTLNLIAGGKAAEQPSPMTDHIRHLRAVATDMA is encoded by the coding sequence ATGCCCAGAACTGACGAGCCCGATGACCTGTTCTCTGCCGGCGGCCTTCCCGTGGAGTCGCCCTCGGGGTCAGCCGGTGCTGTCGCCAGGCAGTTCGACTCGGCACGTCTGACACAAGCTCGCCAGCTCGCCGGGCTGACCAAGAAGGAACTCTCCGACCGGGTCGGGGTCAGCGCTGCGGCCATCGGCCAGTACGAATCAGGAGCGCGGCCACGACCCGAGATTCTGATCGCCCTCGCCGAACACCTTGGCTACCCCGTCGGCTTCTTCCAGGTCGGGCGTCCCTACGCCCGCCTCGACTCCTCCGCAGCGCACTTCCGCCATCTCCGTGAGACACGCTCCTACCAGCGCGCCAAGGCCATCTCCTTCACCGAGCAGGTCTGGGAACTCATCTACGCCCTCGAACGGCGCGTCTTCCTGCCCCACGTAGACCTTCCCGGGTTCGCCGGCGGCGAGATTCATCCCGGCGCGAGCCTTCCCACCGAGCCGGTCCAAGCTGCCCGAGCTCTTCGTCAGCACTGGAATCTCGGCACCGCGCCCATTCCGCACCTCGTGCGCACTCTTGAGGTCCACGGCATCGTCGTCGTCCATGCGCCAGCCGACGGCGACTTCCGTACCGTGGATGCTTTCTCGACCTCCCGGCTACCCCGGCCGTTCATTGTCATCAGTCGCGATCGATCCCAGGATGTATACCGGCAACGCTTCACCGCCGCGCACGAACTCGCCCACCTCGTACTCCATGCCGACGCCCTTCCCGGTGACTCCAGGCATGAACGGGACGCCGACGCCTTCGCCGCGGAATTCCTCACTCCGCGCGATAGCATCAGCCCCCTCCTGCCCGCAAGGGTGAACTTTGCGGCGTTCGCTGAGCTCCAGCGCACGTGGGGTACGTCGATCCAGAGCCTCATCTACCGCTGCCGAGAAGTAGGCCTCTACACGGACACTACTGCGGCACGCGCCTACCAACGCCTCAACCAGTCCAAACCAGCCCTGGAACCTATCGACGGCTTCCCCGGTGAACAGCCGACACTCCTAAGAAGAGCCTTCGAACTGGCCGCCGAGCATGGGCTAACCATCTCCGCGCTGGCGCAGGAACTGCGCTGGCCGGTGGAGCGGATCCGGCAACTACTTGGTGCTGTCACCGACCGCCCAACACTCAACCTCATAGCCGGCGGCAAAGCGGCGGAGCAGCCGTCGCCAATGACTGATCACATTCGTCATTTACGGGCAGTTGCTACGGACATGGCCTAA
- a CDS encoding RNaseH domain-containing protein — MRTLAFPYTEAMAEKIHGYTLGSEVNDTWQDLNRRYTRHPKNLPYRDLSLGLRYVSSDYATICKDPDGPGTLLLMRKKIDTAIISRLFAAFERDLVARHGAPFEDLLGPLLRRTKPRTIHIAKYLQAGTVTHADIPNWVFDVATWRTIELLRGALKLPDGTDLLLRPDIDGNLVAFNRPLPETHPRAEQGIHYISLEPITVPGYPGILLNLDAHISATTGFPGNAKSLWIATDDTGMLLTARHRYDRPTNRNVITGLLPQLVDSFSIRGVPADFTADDLLATHPRIRARHATRPDRHPIGSGPGRRFLDCVLEHATARLNTESLVLETTPIRNIDAPGDPDRHAKLASAVNAAARPIHISVVYQDDLQRHRSAQALTEVLNLPENSLTTAGSTFLDGALTITFDSAKTDMLVAPGPTHLRNTLAEQIISTKTPDALHLVLAESNKELAAAKPAEDPKPQLRRALAAHGTVSQFIDPASTPKPDAVDHPANAAVRDLLRAAGLTATTPTRVFSRPLQPQPCVVVGLYTREQNQPATRMISLSALISDGTDTPWHMLGYHPDAHGWNDLPTAIAAHHATDLSQFNDPNPTTRTALARAYTERALHQLRTRYDDIPMIIYIDGSNRYPLWSGTTNKNLGNGQLDALPHLGMINPADISLVRVNTASDSKLPQPVRATGKRVNVDDGAVPATERLYHLPGAHQDTYYLINRSRSDKAFQSSVRAGHRQTRFDLAEARELRTPWHAMTCTEFLLLEHGAFERQHLAALSARLCGHSLAWDGRTARPAPVHLARQILEDHPGRKTAAR; from the coding sequence ATGCGCACCCTGGCCTTTCCCTACACCGAAGCGATGGCGGAGAAGATCCACGGCTACACCCTCGGCAGCGAGGTCAACGACACCTGGCAGGACCTGAACCGCCGATACACCCGCCACCCGAAGAACCTGCCGTACAGGGATCTGAGCCTCGGCTTGCGCTACGTGTCCAGCGACTACGCCACCATCTGCAAGGATCCCGACGGCCCCGGCACGCTGCTCCTGATGCGCAAGAAGATCGACACCGCCATCATCAGCCGGCTCTTCGCCGCCTTCGAACGAGACCTCGTGGCCAGGCACGGCGCACCATTCGAAGACCTCCTCGGCCCACTGCTACGCCGTACCAAGCCACGCACGATTCACATCGCCAAGTACCTCCAGGCGGGCACGGTGACACACGCCGACATCCCGAACTGGGTCTTCGACGTCGCCACCTGGCGCACTATCGAGCTCCTCCGAGGTGCGCTCAAGCTGCCCGACGGTACGGACCTGCTTCTCCGTCCCGACATCGACGGCAACCTCGTCGCCTTCAACCGCCCGCTTCCCGAGACGCACCCCAGGGCCGAACAAGGCATCCATTACATCAGTCTCGAACCCATCACCGTCCCCGGCTACCCCGGTATCCTGCTCAACCTCGACGCCCACATCAGCGCCACCACTGGCTTCCCCGGCAACGCCAAGAGCCTCTGGATCGCCACCGACGACACCGGCATGCTGCTCACCGCCAGACACCGCTACGACCGGCCCACCAACCGAAACGTGATCACCGGGCTCCTTCCCCAACTCGTCGACTCCTTCAGCATCCGCGGCGTGCCCGCCGACTTCACCGCAGATGACCTCCTCGCGACCCACCCCCGCATCCGCGCCCGGCACGCCACCAGACCCGACAGGCACCCCATCGGCTCCGGACCGGGCCGCCGATTCCTGGACTGCGTGCTCGAGCACGCCACCGCCAGGCTCAACACGGAGTCGCTCGTCCTGGAAACCACACCCATACGCAACATCGACGCCCCCGGCGACCCCGACCGGCACGCGAAACTCGCCTCGGCCGTCAACGCGGCAGCACGGCCGATCCACATCAGCGTCGTCTACCAGGACGACCTACAGCGCCACCGGTCCGCCCAGGCGCTCACCGAAGTACTCAACCTCCCCGAGAACAGCCTCACAACCGCAGGGAGCACCTTCCTCGACGGCGCGCTCACCATCACCTTCGACAGCGCCAAGACCGACATGCTGGTCGCTCCCGGACCCACGCACCTCCGGAACACCCTCGCCGAGCAGATCATCTCCACCAAGACCCCGGACGCCCTGCACCTCGTACTCGCCGAGAGCAACAAAGAACTCGCCGCAGCCAAGCCCGCCGAAGACCCCAAGCCACAGCTTCGCCGCGCCCTGGCCGCCCACGGCACCGTCAGCCAGTTCATCGATCCAGCGTCAACGCCCAAGCCTGACGCCGTCGACCACCCCGCCAATGCCGCCGTACGAGACCTCCTCCGGGCAGCGGGACTCACCGCCACCACACCCACCCGGGTGTTCTCGCGCCCCCTGCAGCCGCAGCCATGCGTCGTCGTCGGTCTCTACACCCGCGAACAGAACCAACCCGCCACCCGCATGATCAGCCTCTCCGCCCTCATTAGCGACGGAACCGACACACCCTGGCACATGCTCGGCTACCACCCCGACGCCCACGGCTGGAACGACCTCCCCACCGCCATCGCCGCACATCACGCCACCGACCTGAGCCAGTTCAACGACCCGAACCCCACCACCCGCACAGCACTGGCGCGGGCCTACACAGAACGGGCCCTGCACCAGCTCCGCACCCGCTACGACGACATCCCGATGATCATCTACATCGACGGCTCCAACCGGTACCCACTGTGGTCCGGCACCACCAACAAAAACCTGGGTAACGGACAGCTCGATGCGCTGCCCCACCTCGGAATGATCAACCCAGCCGACATCTCACTGGTCAGGGTCAACACGGCATCAGACAGCAAGCTGCCACAACCCGTCAGGGCAACCGGAAAGCGGGTAAACGTCGACGACGGTGCAGTCCCAGCCACCGAACGGCTCTACCACCTTCCCGGCGCGCACCAGGACACCTACTACCTCATCAACCGCTCGCGTAGCGACAAAGCGTTCCAATCCAGCGTCAGAGCTGGCCACCGTCAGACACGATTCGACCTCGCGGAAGCAAGAGAACTACGCACACCCTGGCACGCGATGACCTGCACCGAATTTCTTCTCCTCGAACACGGCGCCTTCGAACGCCAACACCTCGCGGCGCTCAGCGCGCGGCTGTGTGGGCATTCGCTGGCCTGGGACGGGCGGACAGCCCGACCCGCGCCCGTACACCTCGCTCGACAGATCCTGGAGGACCATCCCGGGCGCAAGACGGCTGCACGCTGA
- a CDS encoding FAD-dependent oxidoreductase: MPGSGDVVVVGGGQAGLAAGYYLRSADLDYVILDAQPQPGGAWRHG; the protein is encoded by the coding sequence GTGCCCGGGTCGGGTGATGTGGTGGTCGTCGGGGGTGGGCAGGCGGGCCTGGCTGCCGGTTACTACCTGCGCAGCGCCGATCTGGATTACGTCATCCTCGACGCCCAGCCGCAGCCGGGTGGCGCGTGGCGGCATGGCTGA
- a CDS encoding metalloregulator ArsR/SmtB family transcription factor — MHDVGTVKSATPAISPLAGEPIDRADAERLAGVLKAFADPARLRLLSLIQSAPQGEASVSDLTAPLGLSQPTVSHHLRILTEAGLLERDKRGVWAYYRLVPSAIAAIADLLTPPRKRATKKTR; from the coding sequence ATGCACGACGTGGGAACTGTGAAGAGTGCGACGCCCGCCATCTCGCCCCTCGCCGGCGAGCCGATCGACCGCGCCGATGCCGAACGGCTCGCGGGAGTGCTGAAGGCGTTCGCCGACCCGGCCCGGCTGCGACTGCTCAGCCTGATCCAGTCGGCCCCGCAGGGAGAGGCGTCGGTCAGTGACCTCACCGCGCCCCTCGGACTCTCCCAGCCGACCGTTAGCCACCACCTGCGGATCCTCACCGAGGCCGGCCTGCTCGAGCGTGACAAGCGCGGCGTCTGGGCCTACTACCGGCTCGTGCCGTCCGCCATCGCCGCGATCGCCGACCTGCTGACCCCGCCTCGCAAGCGAGCGACGAAGAAGACCCGCTGA